One Desulfovibrio fairfieldensis genomic window carries:
- the bioA gene encoding adenosylmethionine--8-amino-7-oxononanoate transaminase — translation MRDAESGRDAVRRPLCAVFVSGTGTDVGKTVVTAALLRALRLAGVAAQAVKPVQTGVRAGEEYAASQADAPVYAAAVADLPPPPGLAPAAVLRCFSLPASPHLAAAREGARLDVAGLARTILNHWESLDGAADILLLEGAGGLCVPLNEREDMLDLMSALDLPVLLVGGNGLGALNHSLLSLASLRDKGLSLCALALIPTCPAAADAPDDDEACILADNPQILRTRLAQAGCGAPVLELPRLERLDGAGWQILASGLAPLAEKLRRLAEQGRGPQVSDLVERDHGAVWHPYASAVHLPPLCAVRRSHGNRIVLADGRELIDGMSSWWAAAHGYNHPRLLAALRAQAGSMPHVMFGGLTHVPAVDLAERLLRRMPQGLERVFFADSGSVAVEVALKMALQYQQGRGETRRTRFLTPRGGYHGDTLGAMSVCDPVTGMHSLFAGLLPQQIFMERPSCRFDAPFDPACLDDARCQLERHGEEIAAVILEPVVQGAGGMWFYHPDYLRALADLCRKAGVLLIFDEIATGFGRTGRFFAAEWAGITPDILCCGKALTGGMLTLAATACTGEVAQGICREGRVFMHGPTFMANALACAVAGAALDILDENRWQAQVAGLETAMRRGLEPCRRVPGVEDVRVLGGIGVVETKQPVNTAALQNCFVEQGVWIRPFNRLIYLMPPYVSPIEDVARLCAAVETALRRGVHCA, via the coding sequence ATGCGTGATGCGGAATCCGGACGGGATGCGGTCCGTCGCCCTTTGTGCGCCGTTTTTGTCAGCGGCACCGGGACGGATGTGGGCAAAACCGTTGTCACGGCGGCCCTGTTGCGGGCTCTGCGCCTGGCGGGCGTGGCGGCCCAGGCTGTAAAGCCTGTGCAGACCGGTGTGCGCGCCGGGGAGGAATATGCCGCGTCCCAAGCCGACGCGCCGGTGTACGCGGCGGCTGTGGCCGATCTGCCGCCCCCGCCGGGGCTGGCTCCGGCGGCGGTGCTGCGTTGTTTTTCCCTGCCTGCCTCGCCCCATTTGGCTGCCGCGCGTGAGGGCGCGCGCCTGGATGTGGCGGGTCTGGCCCGGACCATCCTGAATCATTGGGAAAGCCTGGACGGAGCGGCGGATATCCTGCTGCTGGAAGGCGCGGGCGGCCTGTGCGTGCCGCTCAATGAGCGCGAGGACATGCTGGATCTGATGTCCGCCCTGGATCTGCCTGTGCTGCTGGTGGGCGGCAACGGACTGGGAGCGCTGAATCATAGCTTGCTTTCCCTGGCCTCTCTGCGCGACAAGGGGCTGTCGCTATGTGCCCTGGCCCTGATTCCCACGTGTCCCGCTGCCGCGGATGCGCCGGATGACGACGAAGCCTGTATTCTGGCTGACAATCCCCAAATTCTGCGCACGAGGCTGGCTCAGGCCGGTTGCGGCGCGCCCGTGCTGGAACTGCCCCGTCTGGAACGATTGGACGGCGCGGGTTGGCAAATCCTGGCCTCTGGTCTGGCCCCTCTGGCGGAAAAGTTGCGCCGTCTGGCGGAGCAAGGGCGCGGTCCGCAGGTTTCGGATTTGGTGGAACGCGACCACGGCGCTGTCTGGCATCCCTATGCCTCGGCCGTGCATCTGCCGCCCCTTTGCGCGGTTCGGCGCAGCCACGGCAATCGCATTGTCCTGGCCGATGGGCGGGAATTGATCGACGGCATGTCCTCCTGGTGGGCGGCGGCGCATGGCTACAATCATCCCCGGCTGCTGGCGGCGCTGCGGGCCCAGGCCGGAAGCATGCCGCACGTGATGTTCGGCGGGTTGACGCATGTTCCGGCGGTGGATCTGGCCGAACGCCTGCTGCGCCGCATGCCCCAAGGCCTGGAGCGTGTTTTTTTTGCCGATTCCGGTTCCGTGGCAGTGGAAGTGGCCCTGAAGATGGCCCTTCAATATCAGCAGGGCAGGGGAGAGACTCGGCGTACGCGTTTCCTGACACCGCGCGGCGGTTATCACGGCGACACTCTGGGGGCCATGTCGGTCTGTGACCCGGTTACGGGCATGCACAGCCTGTTTGCGGGCCTGTTGCCGCAACAGATCTTCATGGAACGGCCGTCCTGCCGTTTTGACGCGCCTTTTGATCCGGCCTGTCTGGACGACGCCCGCTGTCAGCTGGAACGGCACGGCGAAGAAATTGCGGCCGTGATTCTGGAGCCCGTGGTGCAGGGCGCGGGCGGTATGTGGTTTTACCACCCGGACTATCTGCGAGCTTTGGCGGACCTCTGCCGTAAGGCCGGCGTGCTGCTGATTTTTGACGAGATCGCCACGGGCTTCGGCCGCACCGGCAGATTTTTCGCCGCTGAATGGGCCGGAATCACGCCGGATATTCTTTGCTGCGGCAAGGCCCTGACCGGCGGCATGCTCACCCTGGCGGCCACGGCCTGCACAGGGGAAGTCGCGCAAGGCATCTGCCGGGAAGGCCGGGTCTTTATGCACGGGCCCACCTTTATGGCCAATGCCCTGGCCTGCGCCGTGGCCGGGGCCGCCTTGGACATTTTGGATGAAAACCGTTGGCAGGCGCAGGTGGCCGGGCTGGAAACAGCCATGCGCCGGGGACTGGAACCCTGCCGCCGCGTGCCCGGCGTGGAGGATGTGCGGGTGCTGGGCGGCATCGGCGTGGTGGAAACGAAGCAGCCCGTGAATACGGCGGCCCTCCAGAATTGCTTTGTGGAGCAGGGCGTCTGGATCAGACCGTTCAACCGCCTTATTTACCTCATGCCGCCCTATGTGAGCCCGATTGAGGATGTCGCCCGGCTCTGCGCGGCTGTGGAGACGGCTCTGCGCCGGGGCGTGCATTGCGCATGA
- a CDS encoding transglutaminase-like cysteine peptidase, which translates to MLDQVDESAFSVVPPSLPKDESASLPDGMPDVAPSETPPPDAAARVVQSPPDSTSPDSDGYSPAQARRPVSADTVGAPPAVLPEKDDLPSAAAAEPPAASSASAASKIKLFGTVEFKRPLSSLPAWLDLLKRNQADPIFLPEKHFNKKVTWAQFKEKAKGKNAMDLLRYVNSFWNTWPYREDIDNWGQEDYWEIPAEFLKKSGDCEDYSIIKYFTLKELGIPPETMRIVVVRDTIRNMAHAVLVVYMNNDAYVLDSLSNAVLSHTRFSHYSPQYSVNEFGRWAHLKGRKLK; encoded by the coding sequence GTGCTGGATCAGGTGGACGAGTCCGCCTTCAGCGTCGTGCCGCCGTCGCTCCCCAAAGATGAATCTGCCTCCTTGCCCGACGGAATGCCGGACGTCGCGCCGTCAGAGACGCCGCCTCCCGATGCCGCTGCCCGGGTCGTTCAGAGCCCTCCAGATTCCACCTCCCCCGATAGTGACGGATATTCTCCCGCACAAGCCCGACGACCCGTTTCCGCCGATACGGTGGGGGCGCCGCCCGCTGTTCTGCCCGAAAAGGACGATCTGCCTTCCGCGGCAGCTGCGGAACCTCCGGCCGCGTCTTCCGCATCTGCCGCGTCGAAAATCAAACTGTTCGGCACGGTAGAATTCAAGCGGCCGCTTTCATCGCTGCCCGCCTGGCTGGACCTGCTCAAGCGCAATCAGGCTGATCCCATTTTTCTGCCGGAAAAACATTTCAACAAGAAGGTGACCTGGGCGCAGTTCAAGGAGAAAGCCAAGGGTAAAAATGCCATGGATCTTCTGCGCTACGTCAATTCTTTCTGGAACACCTGGCCGTATCGTGAGGACATAGACAATTGGGGCCAGGAAGATTATTGGGAGATCCCTGCGGAATTTCTGAAGAAATCCGGCGACTGCGAAGATTATTCGATCATCAAATATTTTACGCTTAAGGAATTGGGCATTCCGCCCGAAACAATGCGTATAGTGGTGGTGCGCGATACGATCCGCAATATGGCCCATGCCGTGCTGGTGGTGTATATGAACAACGACGCCTATGTGCTCGACAGCCTGAGCAACGCCGTTTTGTCCCATACGCGCTTCAGCCACTACAGCCCGCAATATTCGGTCAATGAATTCGGGCGCTGGGCGCATCTCAAAGGCCGCAAGCTGAAATAA
- a CDS encoding tetratricopeptide repeat protein: protein MSRSHSAVVQGAFRRFLPWLCLLLGVCLLRPEQAWAMLWQWLPGADAGRLILVLDSPGQARSVTRTGAVDLELLLNSPAHSLRQAGVAPEPGALLQALALDNGRLRIRLSPRVVNYVLTRPAPDRVAMEFFAAPAAGDPTNTPAQAAAPVAAPVDTRARLSAGLANAGNTVILPVGQIPSDLLRRQLSGLRALPYSRLADLDVPTPLASPVAVEQRSIPDFSPSGAESGGFWSAPAYAAEVPENNGPKELGDRGMMLSRQDLLGKVNTGGPEDWPEAGGLSTATLPEPGKSASASAGNNENRTEARPGGADGNAAPTQNVEAAQPTAAPGAPAQESGETAPPVASETSSAPVVERKAADDAVAATPEAQTPQDAQIGQDGQDAPVPQNTVSRESREKAPDAPLVQDKGPEASGAVNKRAVGLSVGENKDEKKDAAAEKPREVIYVDEQGNPVPKPPEPDKMLAEAERLISENKFDEALPQLEKIRALTDITPEMREKVLYYISDCLWARYADNPLAGYEAIVSSTNEAMNADLRSPRVPDALLRLGLANVNVGNLVDAGGYIVALLRRYPDYPGVAQGFTALGQAQLKRKLNAEAEQSFSIVLDKYPESSQLQAASVGLAQAFFNQKKPDKAQIILDFISKRWPRYYIGEPSFLLLQAGNDETLQRIDTALDLYWLYINLEPGRQGNDSILLKMGDTYLRQGNATAADFIYHELERRFAASPAASTARLRLAEKGIYESPITYEEMSKVFAKGGEPPLWQTYAALAESSKTAPDAVLARLKQAMWLYWDKQYTEAMGKAADFIDGYPEHPDVPQAREIIWRAFQKELANSLAEQNYGRILILWNGFPLVRERYGAPDPRLRYALAQGWLERGNEQKAFELLGEFLKSPMDPQYGEAAFTEFFNRYLKAGAWDKVLDLGKLVSTWDMKPQLRKQLDYALALSAQNLNLTGPALAMWQQLAARPDIPLYQRAYATYFLARDAENRKDIKSSYELNRKVIDLFTQLQDERSDKADPQRIKEAVAALMDICEVGNRIPEALQWVNRYNDFVPENSSEYPGLRFREARLYRKLGNSSRAQALLEDLARRFPDSPFAKAAAAELRTFEVSRDLQNYMPGGTPAPQQQPSQAQQPAQQ, encoded by the coding sequence ATGTCCCGGTCTCATAGCGCCGTTGTGCAGGGTGCGTTCCGCCGCTTTTTGCCGTGGCTTTGCCTGCTGTTGGGCGTGTGCCTGCTCCGGCCGGAGCAGGCGTGGGCCATGCTCTGGCAATGGCTGCCCGGCGCGGATGCCGGACGGCTGATCCTGGTGCTGGACAGCCCCGGCCAGGCCCGCAGCGTGACGCGCACCGGCGCTGTGGATCTGGAGCTGCTGCTGAACAGCCCGGCCCATTCTTTGCGTCAGGCCGGGGTTGCCCCTGAGCCCGGCGCGTTGCTGCAAGCTCTGGCGCTCGACAACGGGCGGCTGCGCATCCGCCTTTCCCCGCGCGTCGTCAATTACGTGCTGACCCGCCCCGCGCCTGACAGGGTGGCTATGGAATTCTTTGCCGCCCCGGCTGCGGGGGATCCGACGAATACGCCTGCCCAGGCCGCCGCTCCGGTCGCGGCCCCGGTCGACACGCGGGCGCGGCTTTCCGCAGGCTTGGCGAACGCCGGGAACACGGTAATTCTTCCGGTCGGGCAGATTCCTTCTGATCTTTTGCGCCGCCAGTTGAGCGGATTACGCGCTTTGCCGTATTCCCGGCTGGCGGATCTGGATGTGCCGACGCCTTTGGCCTCGCCTGTTGCGGTTGAGCAGCGATCCATACCGGATTTTTCCCCGTCCGGGGCCGAAAGCGGAGGCTTCTGGTCCGCACCGGCCTATGCCGCTGAGGTTCCGGAAAACAACGGCCCCAAAGAGTTGGGCGACAGGGGGATGATGCTCTCCCGCCAGGATCTGCTCGGCAAGGTCAATACCGGCGGCCCGGAAGACTGGCCCGAAGCCGGCGGCCTCTCCACGGCTACATTGCCGGAACCCGGTAAGAGCGCCTCCGCATCCGCCGGAAATAATGAAAACAGGACAGAAGCCCGTCCCGGCGGGGCCGACGGTAACGCGGCTCCGACGCAGAACGTTGAGGCGGCGCAACCCACTGCCGCGCCTGGGGCTCCCGCGCAAGAAAGCGGTGAGACCGCGCCACCCGTTGCCTCTGAAACGTCCTCCGCCCCCGTTGTGGAGCGGAAGGCTGCGGACGATGCCGTGGCTGCCACCCCCGAAGCGCAGACCCCCCAGGACGCCCAAATCGGTCAGGACGGACAGGATGCGCCAGTTCCGCAGAACACTGTTTCGCGGGAGAGCCGGGAAAAAGCCCCGGACGCGCCTTTGGTACAGGATAAAGGGCCGGAGGCTTCCGGCGCGGTGAACAAGAGGGCCGTGGGCCTGTCTGTGGGCGAAAACAAGGACGAGAAAAAAGACGCGGCTGCGGAAAAGCCCCGGGAAGTCATCTACGTGGATGAGCAGGGCAATCCTGTGCCCAAGCCGCCGGAGCCCGATAAAATGCTGGCCGAGGCCGAACGCCTGATCAGCGAGAACAAATTTGACGAAGCCCTGCCGCAGCTGGAGAAAATCCGCGCGCTGACCGACATCACGCCTGAAATGCGGGAAAAGGTGCTCTATTATATCAGCGACTGCCTCTGGGCGCGCTATGCCGATAACCCTCTGGCGGGTTATGAGGCTATTGTTTCTTCCACCAACGAAGCCATGAACGCCGACCTGCGTTCGCCCCGCGTACCCGATGCCCTGCTGCGTCTGGGTCTTGCCAACGTCAATGTGGGCAATCTGGTGGACGCGGGCGGCTATATTGTGGCCCTGCTCCGGCGTTATCCTGATTATCCCGGTGTGGCGCAGGGCTTCACGGCCCTGGGGCAGGCGCAGCTCAAGCGGAAGCTCAATGCCGAAGCGGAGCAGTCCTTTTCCATAGTGCTGGACAAATATCCCGAATCTTCCCAATTGCAGGCCGCCTCCGTGGGCTTGGCACAGGCGTTTTTCAATCAGAAAAAACCCGACAAGGCCCAGATCATTCTGGATTTCATCAGCAAGCGCTGGCCGCGCTACTATATTGGCGAGCCCTCCTTCCTGCTGTTGCAGGCCGGTAATGATGAGACCCTGCAAAGGATCGACACGGCGCTGGATCTCTATTGGCTCTACATCAACCTGGAGCCCGGCCGCCAGGGCAACGACTCGATTCTGCTTAAGATGGGCGACACCTATCTGCGCCAGGGCAATGCCACCGCCGCTGACTTTATTTATCACGAGCTGGAGCGCCGCTTCGCAGCCTCGCCCGCAGCCTCCACGGCCCGGCTGCGTCTTGCGGAAAAGGGTATTTACGAATCGCCCATCACTTATGAGGAAATGAGCAAGGTCTTCGCCAAGGGTGGGGAGCCGCCGCTGTGGCAGACCTACGCGGCGCTGGCCGAATCCTCCAAAACAGCCCCGGACGCCGTGCTGGCCCGGCTCAAGCAGGCCATGTGGCTGTACTGGGACAAACAGTATACCGAGGCCATGGGCAAAGCGGCGGATTTCATCGACGGCTACCCCGAACATCCCGACGTGCCCCAGGCCCGTGAAATCATCTGGCGGGCTTTTCAGAAGGAACTGGCCAATTCCCTGGCCGAGCAGAATTACGGCCGTATTCTGATCCTGTGGAACGGCTTTCCCCTGGTGCGTGAGCGCTACGGCGCGCCAGACCCGCGTTTGCGCTACGCCCTGGCCCAGGGTTGGCTGGAGCGCGGCAATGAGCAGAAGGCCTTTGAGCTGCTGGGAGAGTTTTTGAAGTCTCCCATGGACCCGCAGTACGGCGAAGCGGCCTTTACGGAATTTTTCAACCGTTATCTCAAGGCCGGGGCTTGGGACAAGGTTCTGGACCTGGGCAAGCTGGTTTCCACCTGGGATATGAAGCCCCAGTTGCGCAAGCAACTGGATTACGCACTGGCTCTCTCCGCTCAGAATCTGAATCTGACCGGACCGGCGTTGGCCATGTGGCAACAATTGGCGGCGCGTCCCGATATTCCGCTCTACCAGCGGGCCTATGCCACCTATTTTCTGGCCCGTGACGCGGAAAACCGCAAGGATATCAAAAGCTCCTACGAGCTCAACCGCAAGGTTATTGACCTGTTCACCCAGCTGCAGGATGAGCGCTCCGACAAGGCCGATCCGCAACGTATTAAGGAAGCGGTGGCCGCGCTGATGGATATTTGCGAGGTGGGCAACCGCATCCCCGAGGCCCTGCAATGGGTGAACCGTTACAATGATTTTGTGCCGGAAAATTCGTCGGAATATCCGGGTCTGCGCTTCCGGGAGGCGCGCCTTTACCGCAAACTGGGCAATTCCAGCCGCGCCCAGGCCCTGCTGGAGGACCTTGCCCGACGTTTCCCCGACTCCCCCTTCGCCAAGGCCGCGGCCGCCGAACTGCGTACTTTTGAGGTTTCGCGCGATCTGCAGAACTACATGCCCGGGGGCACCCCTGCGCCGCAACAACAGCCCTCCCAAGCGCAACAGCCAGCACAACAATAG
- a CDS encoding sigma-54 interaction domain-containing protein, producing MELNTSGIIGQSTTLAEVFKILGKVAPTDSTVLVTGESGTGKELLVRALHANSRRADKPFVPINCGAIPKELLESELFGHEKGAFTHAIRSRPGRFELADGGTIFLDEIGEMELSLQVKILRVLQEKEIERVGGSGCKKVDVRIVAATNRDLEAEVEAGHFREDLYYRLNVIPLHLPPLRERGGDVLLLARHFLDHFCRKKCRPTLALAPDTRRVLAAYAWPGNVRELENFMERLSILVDGAVVQPSDLPRKILDQVGDVSALPEVEEQGAPEDAASSPQLATSTQSLPGAPLPAEPGHVPARSGEFVWPDLGVLETRGLNLKDFLDAVESRLIDEALSRAEGVKNQAAEYLGIKRTTLIEKLKKRNP from the coding sequence ATGGAGCTAAATACAAGCGGCATTATCGGCCAAAGCACCACGCTGGCCGAAGTCTTCAAAATTCTCGGCAAAGTGGCCCCCACGGACAGTACTGTGCTTGTAACCGGCGAATCCGGAACAGGCAAGGAATTGCTGGTGCGCGCCCTGCACGCCAACAGCCGCCGCGCCGACAAGCCCTTTGTGCCCATCAATTGCGGGGCCATCCCCAAGGAATTGCTGGAAAGCGAACTTTTCGGGCATGAAAAGGGCGCCTTCACCCATGCCATCCGCTCCAGGCCGGGCCGCTTTGAACTGGCTGACGGGGGCACCATTTTTCTGGATGAAATCGGCGAGATGGAGCTGAGTCTTCAGGTGAAGATTCTGCGCGTGCTCCAGGAAAAGGAAATCGAACGCGTGGGCGGCAGCGGTTGCAAAAAGGTGGATGTGCGCATTGTGGCGGCCACCAACCGTGACCTGGAAGCCGAAGTGGAGGCCGGGCACTTCCGAGAGGACCTTTATTACCGTCTGAACGTGATCCCCCTGCATCTGCCTCCCCTGCGCGAGCGCGGCGGCGACGTATTGCTGCTCGCGCGGCATTTTCTGGATCATTTCTGCCGTAAGAAATGCCGCCCGACTCTGGCCCTCGCGCCGGATACCCGCCGCGTTCTGGCGGCTTATGCCTGGCCCGGCAATGTGCGCGAGCTGGAAAATTTTATGGAGCGCCTGAGCATCCTGGTGGACGGCGCGGTGGTGCAGCCCTCGGACCTGCCGCGCAAGATCCTGGACCAGGTGGGCGATGTGTCGGCTCTGCCGGAAGTGGAAGAGCAGGGCGCGCCCGAGGATGCCGCCTCATCACCGCAACTTGCTACGTCCACGCAATCGCTGCCGGGCGCGCCGCTCCCTGCGGAGCCCGGGCACGTACCGGCCCGATCCGGGGAATTTGTCTGGCCGGATCTGGGCGTGTTGGAAACCCGTGGGCTGAATCTCAAGGATTTTCTGGACGCCGTGGAAAGCCGCCTGATCGACGAGGCGCTGAGCCGGGCCGAGGGCGTGAAGAACCAGGCCGCGGAATATCTGGGCATCAAGCGCACCACCCTCATTGAAAAGCTCAAAAAGCGCAATCCCTGA
- the bioB gene encoding biotin synthase BioB, with the protein MNMFPAATPAQAQALLSLPAARLFEQAGRLREAVFGRRVDLCAIINARSGNCAMDCRFCSQSRHNHTPIAVFDLLPDETLRERILELAALPVNHIGIVTSGAALSEAELARLRAVLAALPDNVRPRVCASLGRLNSAQLEQLAQAGLTRYHHNLETAQGHYPRVCTTQTWEQRRDTVAHAMRAGLTACTGGLFGLGESWEERIAFAFSLKALGVRNVPMNFLHPHPETPLAGQQPLSADEALRIIALFRHILPEATLRICGGRPTTLGARQHEIFAAGANALMTGDYLTTHGQGIEEDLAMIAAQGLEAGGDA; encoded by the coding sequence ATGAATATGTTTCCGGCGGCAACGCCCGCCCAGGCCCAGGCTCTTTTGTCTTTGCCCGCTGCCCGGCTTTTCGAACAGGCCGGGCGTTTGCGCGAGGCGGTCTTCGGGCGCAGGGTGGATCTTTGCGCCATCATCAACGCCCGCAGCGGCAACTGCGCCATGGACTGCCGCTTCTGTTCCCAGAGTCGGCACAATCACACGCCCATAGCTGTTTTCGATCTTTTACCGGACGAAACGCTTCGGGAACGCATTCTGGAATTGGCCGCTCTGCCCGTAAACCATATCGGCATCGTCACCAGCGGTGCCGCGCTCAGCGAAGCGGAGCTGGCGCGACTGCGCGCCGTGCTGGCCGCCTTGCCTGACAATGTGCGGCCCCGCGTCTGCGCCTCGCTGGGACGGCTGAACTCGGCCCAGCTCGAACAATTGGCCCAGGCCGGGCTCACGCGCTATCACCACAATCTGGAAACGGCACAAGGCCATTACCCGCGCGTCTGCACCACTCAGACCTGGGAACAGCGTCGAGACACTGTGGCCCACGCCATGCGCGCCGGTCTGACAGCCTGTACCGGCGGCCTGTTCGGCCTGGGTGAGAGCTGGGAAGAGCGCATTGCCTTTGCTTTCAGTCTCAAGGCCCTGGGCGTACGCAATGTGCCCATGAATTTTCTGCATCCCCATCCGGAAACGCCTTTGGCCGGTCAGCAGCCGCTCTCCGCTGACGAGGCCCTGCGGATCATTGCCTTGTTCCGCCATATTCTGCCTGAAGCCACGCTACGGATCTGCGGAGGGCGGCCCACGACGCTGGGGGCACGACAGCATGAAATTTTCGCCGCCGGAGCCAATGCCCTGATGACCGGCGATTATCTCACCACCCACGGGCAGGGCATTGAAGAGGATTTGGCCATGATCGCGGCTCAGGGCCTGGAGGCGGGCGGTGATGCGTGA
- a CDS encoding MucR family transcriptional regulator — MDDYLKEALEITRAQAGVRIMTEEEIAAFIQKVAMGIRAVAEGEAPVELDSAEMAQEARKSVKEKSVTCLECGKSFKILTKRHLASHGMDTAEYREKWGFKKDAPLVCKALQRERRKKMKDMKLWEKRRKVK, encoded by the coding sequence ATGGACGATTATTTAAAAGAAGCGCTGGAAATAACCCGTGCGCAGGCCGGTGTACGGATCATGACTGAAGAGGAAATCGCGGCCTTTATTCAGAAGGTGGCGATGGGCATCCGTGCGGTGGCCGAAGGCGAAGCTCCTGTGGAGCTGGACAGCGCGGAAATGGCTCAGGAAGCCCGCAAGTCGGTAAAAGAAAAATCCGTTACCTGCCTTGAATGTGGAAAGAGCTTTAAGATCCTGACCAAACGGCATCTGGCCAGCCACGGCATGGATACCGCCGAGTACAGGGAAAAGTGGGGCTTCAAGAAAGATGCGCCTCTTGTTTGCAAAGCCCTGCAACGCGAGCGTCGCAAAAAGATGAAAGATATGAAGCTGTGGGAAAAGCGGCGTAAAGTTAAATAA
- a CDS encoding DUF4851 domain-containing protein, whose product MAIKHMRLFCVAALVLLMTGCNAAQQRGMLGSAYVSTTRPAISLEAKNMPLLTAGQGSVNLTWSGMMGGLPIRVWLAVYGTGDISPMAVVAQAEVPQGWYWDGIMRRPFSVDEGVEVFDGVGYQACTYIVDNGHDPFGALVADKTTTGQPVRWLARGFAARYNFNDDKIIMEYREPLPAGIESLSALPLGAADTLRAFEQRARETFSVGPVPSDLSQLRQGYAQGVQWQYMDENFLGTVSKYDFFNAN is encoded by the coding sequence ATGGCGATAAAACACATGCGTCTTTTCTGTGTGGCGGCTCTGGTGTTGCTGATGACCGGCTGTAATGCCGCACAACAACGCGGCATGCTGGGTTCAGCGTATGTTTCCACAACCCGCCCGGCTATTTCCTTGGAGGCTAAAAATATGCCGCTGCTCACGGCAGGGCAGGGCTCGGTCAATCTGACCTGGAGCGGCATGATGGGCGGTCTGCCCATTCGGGTCTGGCTTGCCGTTTACGGAACCGGCGACATCAGCCCCATGGCTGTGGTGGCCCAGGCCGAAGTGCCGCAGGGCTGGTACTGGGACGGCATCATGCGCCGCCCGTTCAGCGTGGATGAAGGCGTGGAGGTTTTCGACGGCGTGGGATATCAGGCCTGCACCTATATTGTGGATAACGGCCATGACCCCTTCGGGGCTCTGGTGGCCGACAAGACGACGACAGGACAGCCCGTGCGCTGGCTGGCGCGGGGCTTTGCGGCCCGCTATAATTTCAATGACGACAAAATCATTATGGAATATCGTGAACCGCTTCCCGCCGGTATTGAATCTCTTTCGGCCTTGCCTCTGGGTGCCGCCGATACGCTCAGAGCCTTTGAGCAACGGGCTCGGGAAACGTTCAGCGTGGGGCCCGTGCCCTCCGACCTTTCCCAACTGCGCCAGGGCTATGCCCAGGGCGTGCAATGGCAGTACATGGATGAAAATTTCCTGGGCACCGTGTCAAAGTATGATTTTTTTAACGCCAATTGA
- a CDS encoding pyrimidine dimer DNA glycosylase/endonuclease V yields MRMWLVPPSHMCRKHLLGEHVELHMLLGTLKKGQSITGFLSGGLVDPCRMYKRHGELVREMERRGYTHNSPLTEEECTEALRDYDCSTAHIDINANALELRRRCRECARLVPPEAVQS; encoded by the coding sequence ATGCGGATGTGGCTGGTGCCGCCGTCACACATGTGCCGGAAGCACCTTTTGGGAGAACATGTGGAACTGCACATGCTTCTCGGCACCCTGAAAAAAGGGCAATCCATCACCGGCTTTCTGTCTGGCGGCTTGGTCGACCCGTGCCGGATGTACAAACGACATGGCGAACTGGTCCGGGAAATGGAGCGACGAGGCTATACGCACAACTCGCCGCTGACGGAAGAAGAATGTACCGAGGCGCTCCGGGATTATGACTGCTCCACGGCGCACATCGACATAAATGCCAATGCGCTGGAGTTGCGGCGGCGCTGCCGGGAGTGTGCCCGCCTGGTCCCGCCTGAGGCGGTTCAATCGTGA